In Silene latifolia isolate original U9 population chromosome X, ASM4854445v1, whole genome shotgun sequence, the following proteins share a genomic window:
- the LOC141617083 gene encoding uncharacterized protein LOC141617083, translating into MEALSRHFQKAESQKQIVGLKISRYAPPLSHLFYADDAFICCKATPASFETIRDIFQDFEKASGQMINLQKSFIKFSPNSPEDFKSHMTSILRMQASDSFGTYLGVLVDIPKCKKTTFHDILDKITSRISSWSSLHLSQAKPHLHVPRDSGGLGIKSVTVLSQAYLMKNFWRLHHKPTGILAKYIAPKYRKDLPIPNLKSNVTQPSFVWQGICRVAATCSEAMAWKAGNGKSINLILSHWVQGHPPSLKQPEDTHMPSFSDFVREDGSWNPRSIFRFFNNSTAKDILAMEPPILQDDDYLYWKYTEDGCYNIQSDTHIFYPSIRQ; encoded by the exons ATGGAAGCTCTATCTCGTCACTTTCAGAAGGCTGAATCCCAGAAACAAATTGTTGGACTTAAGATTTCTCGGTATGCTCCGCCTCTATCGCACCTTTTTTATGCAGATGACGCTTTCATCTGCTGCAAAGCAACACCTGCTTCTTTTGAGACTATCCGAGATATTTTTCAAGACTTTGAGAAAGCCTCTGGACAAATGATTAACCTCCAGAAATCTTTTATTAAATTCAGTCCCAATTCACCGGAGGACTTTAAATCCCATATGACCTCTATACTGCGTATGCAAGCTTCTGATTCTTTTGGTACATATTTGGGTGTTCTGGTTGATATACCTAAATGCAAGAAGACAACTTTTCATGATATTCTGGATAAGATCACCTCACGTATTTCATCATGGTCTTCTCTCCACTTATCTCAAGCTAAA CCACACTTGCATGTTCCAAGAGACTCAGGAGGTTTGGGAATTAAATCGGTGACAGTTCTCAGTCAAGCTTACCTTATGAAGAATTTTTGGCGCTTACATCATAAGCCGACTGGAATTTTGGCCAAATATATCGCGCCAAAATATCGAAAGGATCTTCCCATTCCTAACCTCAAGTCCAATGTTACGCAGCCTTCCTTTGTTTGGCAAGGTATTTGTCGGGTAGCCGCAACGTGCTCTGAAGCTATGGCTTGGAAAGCTGGAAATGGCAAATCCATTAACCTTATTCTTAGCCATTGGGTACAAGGTCATCCCCCAAGTTTGAAACAACCAGAGGATACCCACATGCCTTCATTCTCTGACTTTGTTCGTGAAGATGGCTCATGGAATCCGCGTAGtatttttcgtttttttaatAACTCCACTGCTAAGGATATCTTGGCCATGGAACCACCCATTCTTCAAGATGATGACTACCTCTACTGGAAGTATACTGAAGATGGTTGCTATAACATTCAGTCAGATACTCATATCTTTTATCCAAGCATTCGTCAGTAA